In Tachysurus vachellii isolate PV-2020 chromosome 3, HZAU_Pvac_v1, whole genome shotgun sequence, one genomic interval encodes:
- the LOC132843283 gene encoding 1-phosphatidylinositol 4,5-bisphosphate phosphodiesterase beta-1 isoform X3, with protein MAGSQPGVHALKLKPVAVPESLRSGNKFMKWEDDSTIVTPVTLRVDPKGYFLYWTDQNKETDLLDIANIKDARTGRYSRIPKDVKVREQLGVSGVVGKIENRILTVVTGTDMVNVTFLNFMAFQDEVAKEWSEELFSLASNLLIQNMSRESCLEKVYTRLALQLTPEGFIPVKNIFRVFSADRKRVENGLEICGLPSGRNDLIPQEQFTPDIFRVFLNNICPRKDIDTIFSEIGAKSRPYLTVDQMTDFINNKQRDPRLNEILYPPLKPEQVQALVEKFEPDIMLYQRGQISVEGFARYLNGEENSIIPPEKLDQSEDMTLPLSHYFTNSSHNTYLTAGQLAGNSSVEMYRQVLLSGCRCVELDCWKGRTAEEEPIITHGFTMTTEISFKEVIEAIAESAFKTSPFPVILSFENHVDSPKQQAKMAEYCRSIFGDALLTEPLEKYALEPGCPLPSPIDLLGKILIKNKKNSHKDEGSTKKKLCEQTSNTYSDTSSVCEQSSPSAGSTNHDVPDSSQPNSETGSDSRLQGRKYIGDVDAESEDEDEEDDDCKKSMDEGTAGSEAFATEEMSNLVNYIQPVKFTSFEASKKSNKSYHMSSFVETKALEQLTKSPVEFVEYNKLQLSRIYPKGTRVDSSNYMPQVFWNAGCQLVALNFQTLDLAMQLNLGMFEYNGKCGYRLKPEFMRRPDKNFDPFTESTVDGIVAHTLSVKIISGQFLSDKKVGTYVEVEMFGLPVDTRRKAFRTKTSPGNSVNPVWDEEPIVFKKVVLPTLASLRIAVYEDSGRIIGHRIIPVNAIRPGYHYIGLRNEKNQTLTLPAVFVYTEVKDYVPDTFADVIEALSNPIRYINLMEQRANQLAALTLEEGGQDVNIKEIDACGELVSESVNEAQRPPAENGTSPTPLISPKPPSLVSHHAHSTGSVKPAVKTGDVIQSVLTEMEGQTLEELKQQKAFVREQKKQYKELKDLVKKHHKKTTDMIKEHTAKQSELQGEFQRRQSALHKSAKRDGKKRSGSEQALSAVDQELAALEEENTQRLSELKDQQQHQLLTLRQDQYYSEQYLKGKHIKQLVEKLTTVAEECQSNQLKKLKELCEKEKKELKKRMDKKRQEKIQEAKSKEKNLTEEEKLEINRSHVNEVVQYIKRLEDAQGKRHEKLIEAHKLIRQQILEEKPKDDCLQDG; from the exons gaTGTTAAAGTGCGGGAGCAGCTGGGTGTGTCCGGAGTGGTGGGAAAGATTGAGAACAGAATTCTGACAGTGGTGACTGGTACAGATATGGTGAACGTCACATTCCTGAACTTTATGGCCTTCCAAGATGAAGTGGCTAAG GAGTGGTCAGAGGAACTCTTCAGCTTGGCTTCCAACCTCCTGATCCAAAACATGTCCCGGGAGTCCTGTCTAGAAAAAGT GTATACTAGACTAGCACTACAGCTCACTCCTGAGGGATTTATTCCTGTGAAGAA CATCTTCCGTGTGTTTTCGGCAGACAGGAAGAGGGTTGAGAATGGACTGGAGATCTGCGGCCTTCCCTCAGGGAGA aaTGACTTAATTCCCCAGGAACAGTTCACTCCAGATATATTCAGAGTGTTCCTCAATAACATTTGTCCCCGGAAGGACATCGATACCATCTTCTCTGAAAT TGGTGCTAAGAGCAGGCCATACCTCACAGTAGATCAGATGACCGACTTCATCAACAACAAGCAGCGGGACCCTCGACTCAACGAGATCCTGTACCCTCCACTGAAGCCCGAGCAAGTGCAGGCGTTGGTGGAGAAATTTGAACCTGACATCATGCTCTATCAAAGAG GGCAGATCTCCGTTGAGGGTTTTGCAAGGTATCTGAATGGAGAAGAGAACAGCATCATCCCTCCAGAGAAACTGGACCAAAGTGAGGACATGACACTTCCTTTGTCCCACTACTTCACCAACTCCTCCCACAACACGTACCTCACAG CGGGACAGCTGGCAGGAAACTCCTCGGTGGAGATGTACAGGCAGGTGCTGCTGTCAGGCTGCCGCTGTGTGGAGCTGGACTGCTGGAAGGGACGCACAGCCGAAGAGGAGCCCATTATCACCCATGGCTTCACCATGACCACTGAGATCTCCTTTAAG GAAGTGATTGAGGCCATTGCTGAGAGTGCTTTCAAGACATCTCCTTTTCCTGTCATCCTCTCATTTGAGAACCATGTGGACTC CCCCAAGCAGCAAGCTAAGATGGCTGAGTACTGCAGATCAATATTTGGAGATGCTCTGCTTACAGAGCCACTGGAGAAATATGCA CTGGAACCAGGATGCCCTCTGCCCAGTCCCATAGATCTCTTGGGTAAAATTCTCATCAAGAACAAGAAAAATTCCCACAAGGATGAGGGCAGCACAAAGAAGAAGCTCTGTGAGCAGACCTCTAATACCTACAGCGATAcatccagtgtgtgtgagcagtctTCTCCAAGTGCAG GCTCCACAAATCATGACGTGCCAGACTCCAGTCAGCCGAACTCAGAGACAGGCAGTGACAGCAGGCTACAGGGGAGAAAATATATTG GTGACGTTGATGCAGaaagtgaggatgaggatgaagaagacGATGACTGTAAAAAGTCCATGGATGAG GGGACAGCAGGAAGTGAAGCATTTGCAACTGAGGAGATGTCCAACTTAGTCAACTATATCCAGCCAGTCAAATTCACCTCATTTGAAGCATCTAAAA AGTCCAATAAAAGTTATCACATGTCATCATTTGTGGAGACAAAGGCACTTGAGCAGCTGACAAAGTCTCCAGTGGAGTTTGTGGA GTATAACAAGCTCCAGCTTAGCCGAATCTACCCCAAAGGCACTCGGGTTGATTCCTCCAACTACATGCCCCAAGTTTTCTGGAACGCTGGATGTCAGCTTGTGGCACTGAACTTCCAGACGTTAG ATCTAGCCATGCAACTGAACCTGGGCATGTTTGAGTACAATGGAAAATGTGGCTACAGGCTGAAGCCTGAGTTTATGAGGAGACCTGATAAGAACTTTGACCCCTTCACTGAGAGCACGGTGGATGGGATTGTAGCGCACACACTTTCAGTGAAG ATCATTTCAGGACAGTTTCTGTCGGATAAAAAGGTTGGCACCTATGTGGAAGTGGAAATGTTTGGCCTCCCAGTGGACACAAGAAGGAAAGCATTTCGGACAAAGACATCCCCAGGCAATTCTGTTAACCCTGTGTGGGATGAGGAGCCCATAGTCTTTAAGAAG GTGGTTCTTCCCACTCTTGCATCTTTGAGAATAGCTGTCTATGAGGACAGTGGGAGGATTATTGGTCATCGGATCATCCCGGTGAACGCCATCCGGCCTG gatACCATTACATTGGGCTGAGGAATGAGAAGAACCAGACACTAACTCTTCCTGCTGTTTTTGTCTACACTGAAGTCAAAGATTATGTTCCTGATACCTTTGCAG ATGTGATTGAGGCACTGTCCAATCCCATCCGCTATATCAACCTGATGGAACAGAGAGCCAATCAGCTTGCAGCTCTCACTCTGGAAGAGGGAGGGCAAGACGTGAACATCAAAGAG ATCGATGCATGTGGGGAGCTTGTATCAGAGTCGGTCAACGAGGCCCAACGCCCTCCAGCAGAGAATGGAACGAGCCCTACTCCTCTCATCTCACCAAAACCACCTTCACTGGTCAGCCATCATGCCCACTCCACAG GATCTGTGAAACCAGCTGTTAAGACTGGAGATGTGATTCAGAGTGTTTTGACAG agatgGAAGGTCAGACACTGGAGGAATTGAAGCAGCAGAAGGCTTTCGTGAGGGAGCAGAAGAAACAGTATAAAGAGCTAAAGGATCTGGTAAAGAAGCACCATAAGAAAACCACAGACATGATCAAAGAGCACACAGCCAAACAAAGTGAGCTGCAGGGCGAATTCCAGCGCAGGCAGTCTGCCCTGCATAAGAGCGCCAAACGAGATGGTAAGAAAAG atcAGGTTCAGAGCAAGCTCTGTCTGCTGTGGATCAGGAGCTGGCCGCTCTGGAGGAGGAGAACACACAGAGACTGAGCGAGCTGAAGGATCAACAGCAGCATCAGCTGCTCACTCTCAGACAAGACCAGTACTACAGTGAACAGTACCTCAAAGGCAAACACATCAAACAG CTGGTGGAGAAGCTGACCACTGTAGCTGAGGAATGTCAGAGTAACCAGCTGAAGAAACTTAAGGAGCTGTGTGAGAA agaaaagaaagaattgaAAAAGAGGATGGATAAGAAGAGACAGGAGAAGATACAAGAAGCAAAATCAAAAGAGAAGAATCTAACAGAGGA AGAGAAGTTGGAAATCAACAGGTCACATGTAAACGAGgttgtacagtatatcaaaagg ctgGAAGATGCGCAGGGCAAACGGCATGAGAAGCTGATCGAGGCACACAAACTCATTCGGCAGCAAATCCTGGAGGAGAAGCCGAAG GATGACTGTTTACAAGATGGATAA